The Actinomycetota bacterium DNA segment CAAGGCGAATTCCTGTGGAATCTGCTACTCGTCTTCCTCTGAGAATTCGATCCCGTCCATGATGTCGCACTGCACCTCTGCATCCGTCACACCATCCAGATCCGAGCCAGCCGCCCGCTCCATCCATTCGCGAGCCTCATTCGTACGACCTGCATCACGAAGCAAACTGGCATAGGCGTACTGCAAGCGGGCACGTGAATCACCCGGGCGAAGGCGGGTGAGTTCGGGAACCTGCAAAGTGACAATCGCCTCTTCAAGTTGACCCATGTCCGATCGAGCTCCGGCGGCAACGATCATCAACTCAGCTCTGGTTTCAGCATCCAGACCCTGAGTATCAAGGGTCCTGATGTAGTCCAGCGCTTTTTGTGGACGCCCAAGGCCACGTTCGCAGTCAGCAATCATAGGCAGGTAGACACCGCCGCCACTCATCCGACGAACGGCTCGAAGCTCTGTCAGAGCCTCGCCAAATCGACCCGAGCGGTACGCCACGATTCCCGCAGCTTCACGGACAGTAGAGATGCGCGAGGCGCGGCGACGCGCAGCCTTGACGTGCTCAGTGGCGAGGTCGAGATTGTCTTCGTCCATTGCGCGCTCTGCGGCTACTAGGTGCCGAGCAACGAGAATCTGCAAGCCTTCAGGCAGGCTGCGCAACTCCATCAGCAACCCGCGATCAAGATCCTCTGGCGTGATGTCATCGGGAATGCGCGGATCACGAATCTGATCGCCATCATCACGACGACGCACAGGCGCACGCGAACCGCGATCATCGCGCTCCTCGCGAGGGTTGCGCGAACGGCCAGCTGCCGGCCGATCCGAGGGGCGAGATGACCGTTCATCACGGCGTTCGTCTCGGCGATCGGAATATCCAGACCGAGGAGCAGCCGAGCGCGAGCGCTCATCTCGATCACGAGTCTCGC contains these protein-coding regions:
- a CDS encoding tetratricopeptide repeat protein is translated as MRRRDDGDQIRDPRIPDDITPEDLDRGLLMELRSLPEGLQILVARHLVAAERAMDEDNLDLATEHVKAARRRASRISTVREAAGIVAYRSGRFGEALTELRAVRRMSGGGVYLPMIADCERGLGRPQKALDYIRTLDTQGLDAETRAELMIVAAGARSDMGQLEEAIVTLQVPELTRLRPGDSRARLQYAYASLLRDAGRTNEAREWMERAAGSDLDGVTDAEVQCDIMDGIEFSEEDE